One genomic segment of Deinococcus sp. YIM 134068 includes these proteins:
- a CDS encoding MBL fold metallo-hydrolase — protein sequence MLTALVLGLPADDNALWVTADTGQGRTRLLLDCGARTLDALPFAEVRAVNHVLFSHLHMDHVAGFDALFRATFDLPGRENHVWGPPGTARILSHRFRGYWWNHAPELRGTWRVHDVNAEEIRTFRFELHEAFEVAHEEGTRPHAGPLFTTSEASVEAISLQHQGVCLGYVVREPERVSVDTAQLAALELRGGPWLAALKAGATGTLDVHGTQHDAKELRSLLLRREQGGSLAYLTDFRLDAAELARLTPLLAGVDTLYAEAQYLPEDADLARRNDHTTADAVATLANAAGVRDLCLLHLSRRYRAERWPEFLQTARAVFPATRFPSGWVGGEG from the coding sequence ATGCTGACGGCCCTAGTGCTGGGACTTCCGGCGGACGACAATGCGCTGTGGGTGACGGCGGACACCGGGCAGGGGCGGACGCGGCTGCTGCTGGACTGTGGGGCGCGGACGCTGGACGCGCTGCCCTTCGCGGAGGTGCGGGCGGTGAATCACGTCCTGTTCTCGCACCTGCACATGGACCATGTGGCGGGCTTCGACGCCCTCTTCCGGGCCACCTTCGACCTGCCGGGGCGGGAGAACCACGTGTGGGGGCCACCCGGCACGGCGCGCATCCTCTCTCACCGTTTCCGGGGGTACTGGTGGAACCACGCGCCGGAGTTGCGCGGCACGTGGCGCGTGCATGACGTGAATGCCGAGGAAATCCGCACCTTCCGCTTCGAGCTGCACGAGGCGTTCGAGGTCGCGCACGAGGAGGGCACGCGACCACACGCCGGGCCGCTCTTCACCACCTCCGAGGCCAGCGTGGAGGCCATTTCACTTCAACATCAGGGCGTCTGCCTCGGCTACGTCGTCCGCGAGCCGGAGCGCGTGAGCGTGGACACGGCGCAACTGGCGGCGCTGGAGCTGAGGGGGGGACCGTGGCTCGCCGCGCTGAAGGCGGGGGCGACGGGGACGCTGGACGTTCACGGCACTCAGCACGACGCGAAGGAGTTGCGCTCCCTCCTGCTGCGCCGGGAACAGGGCGGCAGCCTCGCCTACCTGACGGACTTCCGGCTGGACGCCGCCGAACTCGCCCGCCTCACGCCCCTCCTCGCGGGCGTGGACACCCTCTACGCCGAGGCGCAGTACCTCCCGGAGGATGCCGACCTCGCGCGGCGCAACGACCACACGACCGCCGACGCGGTGGCGACGTTGGCAAATGCGGCAGGAGTGCGGGACCTCTGCCTGCTCCACCTCTCGCGCCGCTACCGGGCTGAGCGGTGGCCGGAGTTCCTGCAAACGGCACGCGCGGTCTTCCCGGCGACCCGTTTTCCGTCGGGGTGGGTGGGAGGTGAGGGATAA